In Vespula pensylvanica isolate Volc-1 chromosome 15, ASM1446617v1, whole genome shotgun sequence, the genomic stretch ACTGCCAATCCATTGAATGCGTTCGTAGGGAAGAAGGTACATATTCACTCGTGAAAGCCGCAATACCGTGATCTTCTTTTAAATCTCTCCTACCCTTAAATATCGTCTTTGCCAATGTTGATTTTTACGTAGGCGACATGTTCAGAATCAAAAGGATCGATAATATGAACCAAATTGGAAATAAGGTTGTATTGGATTTACGCTTAATAGAAATGTACAAGCCTAGGAAAAATGCTTTCAGTGCTTTCTTTTATAACGTCTACGTAATATCAATCCAACTAGCCAAGTGAAGAAAATTGGAATGAaaatagagaatgaaagaggaggacgatttgtaaaaaaaaaaaagagaagtattaATAGCAAATAAAACAATCGTTAACCTCGTcaagaagaaagtaagaaagtaaaaggGAACGGAGAAGGAAAGTGTGAACATTGTAAATTAAATGCGAGCGGCTGTGAAcgacgttaataataaaatgttcgtATGAATGAATACTCGTCGTAAAGTTTGTCAAATGCACAATACTCCATtgtaaattgttattattaacacGATTAAGAAACGTGTCatttgaatgaatttttttcttgcacgTTAATTATAATGACGAAACAATAATATGCATTCCTCGATTATTTCGTattgaaatatcgatgaatatagaataaattggaaaataaatCACATCAAAATTATTACACGTTTACGTATATTAACCCTCTAAAAAGTTGGAAGGCTCTGCCGAATGTTCTCTTTAAATTTATCCAATGATTGCTCGTTTTTAAGTGAGTATTATAAAAGCAAATACAGTCAATCATTGAGGGTTAATCGTGTCAGCACGAATACTTTCAATTCAACTTTACACAGATCACTGCGTctcattgtttattttttcattgatatttaaaaaaaaatcgatgatcgtctttaaagattatttaaatgaatatatttaaataatagttcCTTCATCAGATCGGATCCTAAtcgtttgatttaaaaaaaaatcattaaaaattttccataCTTCGTTTAAACGTAGCCTGGAatatcagagaaaaaaaaagacttttgttccaattaattttcataacgAGCAACCTATCCAATACCCCCAAATGGAAGACCTTGAATAGACCAGTGGTAATAGATTGCATACGATCATTATAAATAGATCCTAACCCCTTCTCCCGTCGTATCCTGTACTCACATACGATTTCTACTCTTGCACGGCAATTACTACGTCACggcttaataataattaattaaccgaTATAATGACGGAACAATAGGATGGCGGGCAAGTCAATGGGAAGTGCTTAGTTCCACAATGAATGACTGCCCTCCTGGCctacatttaatatttatgcaaTATACGGTATAATACAACAATTGGcgcttttgattttttattgtgACTTTCTTTATAATCACTATTAGCAAATTCCTTAATCAAagtaatcttattttattggaTGATCCATTGATAGATCGTTTatgctcgaaaaaaaaaaagaaaaaagaaaggagttAAACGAAAGAACTTGAGAAAGATCTGAAAGACAGATTGATTGTCACATAGGtctatcatattatttaatatcttcgatTATTACTGATAATTCTTCTCTAAACGAATTCGTTCTAATTCTTTATCTCTAAATTGAAAACTCATATGTCTCATAGATGCATatgttaagaaatatatatcgttgttgtacaattataattttttcctttgtgaaaattattttctcaacTTTATCGAGTACCTTTtgcgttataataataatgtatatttttaaatgaatatatatatttgttataaagagaaataataatattaattaatatgacaAAGCTCTCTTATTAACGAGTAACAAACGTATCTCCAACAAAGAACTTTCTGCAAGAAGCCAATTATAGAAGTTTTctttctgtgtatatatatatatatatatatatatatatatatatatatatatatatatattaatatacattttgaaGATACAAGAAGCGTCGGTATCAAGACTCtaacaataatatacatatatcgggTATAAATCTAAAACAGGAAGCCTGAATATCTcggttatattttattttagtgataaagaaaatataaattattccgaaagaatatgtattttatttgaagGGGATGATATGCAATAACGATCAAAACTTCTAcctgaatattatatttttcaaaatattccaATTATTAGAACGATGATCTTTTTCACaaaatttatcttaatttattttaacaaattaaaatcaagTTTCAGAAATATCGTAGATCTGTATATTTTGAGAAACATGACTCCcaagtaaaaatattcgatctcCTTCGAATGAATCATAATTCATCATGAGAAATtagtttttatcattaaaagtAATCGAGATATTTGCAACATCAGTTTTAAACGACACGCTCGGTATATAGCTTAAGATTAATCAGTCTATCTTACATATTAACGAGGTTGTCGGCCTCGATAAGccattttgtataaattacaACGTGTTCGTAAGTGGATCTTCGCGAAATGGGTTGGGATGATGGCGGAGATGGGAGAAGTTAAAGGTGGATGGATGTTCGATtacgtgaaaagaaaaaggaaagacaaaaaagaaagaaaaataagaaaaaaaaaagaaatcaatagaAAGCCGTATCGGTGTATCGTATTAGATCGGTGTGATCGAGGGACGactatttatcgatcgattctcgatGCAATTCGCGAAGAGTGGGGAAATCTATTTGAGGCGTCTCAGCGGCGACGTGCAACGAGAATCGGTTAAAGTTAAAGAGTCGCCTCGTGGTTGTAAAAGGTGAAGGAGTGCGTTCGCGAACGAAAGATAAGCTAACGTAAGAAAAGAACTACGCGGAAGTTATAATCGCGGGCAATTTTTTAGCTGAATCGTATTTAAATAGTATCAGATAAATCGCTAAatcgaaaacgaaacgaaagaaagattacgTCGAACGAAATTAGGAGCGAATTTTGGAGAACGAGTGCCGtttacgaatataaaatttatagaaaattttatataccggACATAATTCGTATTAGTATAAAGCAAAATGCCATCGGACGATCCCCTTCGCAACGAACCATTGGTTTCAGTTGAATTCGAAGTATTTGGTAAAGTTCAAGGTAagaattgtaaattaattactaaGGAAATCTATTCGTTCGTCCGcgtatttttaatgaaatcgattttctaaGTTATCAATTAATGATCATtgcaaattaatattatgtgTAACGAAAAAgctctatttcttcttctttgctctggtttgttttttatgaataaaaaataaattatgaagtTGTATActgaaattgaatatttttctcgtcgaTAAAATGATACATAAAAATTCGTCTATCGTTTACGAAACGTTTACGATCGTATGTAACATATAATTACGTTTCAATATTGGTATCTGTCTACGAAACAGTTCGATCTTAGATAGATTAATTTGCTACAAAAAATATACCGAGTTGTTCTGCAATTGCCTAGATCTCAACCCCAAAGAATAGTCTCGATTTTCGATGACTCGTCTTTGCGTTTATGTTTAGAAAGGGTATTACGATTGAAAACGATCCAATCTAAGAACAcgtaagaaatttcttttgtctttcgactttttttcttctttcgtcatccttaataaaaaagatcgagacGAATTCAACGACCTAAGAGACGAGGTAACGCTagagaataaatgaatagTCGGATATGGCCACTTGTCTCGTGACTAAGCGGACAGAACGATACTTTGCCGTGTATCGCGTTAACCAGGTCTTTATCTTCGCTGTAGCATTAATGataagagacgaagaaaggaaTGGGGTATCTATTTACATCGATGTaaagtttctttcatttttcgaagGCATTAATTCGacttaaaattacaaaataattaacaagaaaATTCGTTCTCCCATGACActcaagaataataatatgtaacaaTCAATTACAGGTGTATATTTTCCTAAATACGTGAGGGATCTATGTCTGCAGCTTGGAATCTGTGGTTGGGTTAAAAACAGTAAAACAGGGACGATCCTTGGAAAGATGCAAGGACCTCGTGCGCTTGTCGATCAGATGTAAGTTTACTCCAGTTTTAATGAAAAgattagaatagaaaaagtatgTGTGCATGGGGGATGACGATTAAATCtaaaggatatataaaaatgtatatttatataaaaacttttgtCTCTTTGCCATGGACAATGAATATCTTACGATATACTTTTAACTTATCGTACCccataatattttcaagttCACCTTAAGATCCTAGTATCATGCAATCGtggtttcttttataaatacgaattTTCCATGAGATTTAGAAGAACGCGAAGCACCCTTGACGGTAATGAAATATCACATCGTTAGATGAAAATTCTTTACTAGAAGGTCCATTTTAATCGGAAGTGCGGACGTCATCGCCCGTGGCACCAATTAATTATCTGGATCAGATCTTGCTGCCAAAGGCACGCGTGCTATAATAGCTGTAGAAGCTTGTTACCCCATACCATGGGTCGACTCGATTCTCTGTCATTCGTCTTCAGCTATGTATGTCAGCATAGAACGCACAGTGTCATCTTGGTTCAACGAAGGTAGTCCTTCAAGGTTACTACTGCCCTTGAAATACGGTCATTCgacgtcttctttctttttttttatcatcggcGTGCATctattaatctttctttaatttttttggtaactcgatttttaataaacgatacgATCAAATGACGTattgaaagaatatatttgcatagataattaatgttaataatattaaattgatagAATATCGAAAGACAGGAACGTTCTTAGATCGCGAAATTGATGATTTATCCGTAAAACATGtgaatgattaaataataattcaaaaagtttttcgattgacgcaattcttttttgtgtGGATCCTTAAATGCGATGAGACAATACGAATCTAACAACCTGTGACCTTAGTTGTGAATTAGCGAATAACGAGCATTAGGTCAAAGACTGACTTTAATGATGATTTAATGAAGTAATAGCTTAGACTAGTGCCTGGtaaccttcttcttcgtaaccGTCAAAATAAGCGATGACCATTGTCAATTTCATTTACacttattttactttcacGATCTATTCACGgtctctcgattttttttttcttcttcatttttttttttttttttttttttaattgctattttaatttcaatcaaGGAACGATTAAATCTGACATGTTGCTCCTgacagctctctctctctctctctctctctctctctctctctctctctatatatatatatatatatatatatatatatatatatattatatattgttcttTGTGTAATAAACAGGTGTAGTTATTTTTGGTAAGTACTTATATGCATCATTCATTTTACCTGTTTATCAATGTATGTGATGCGATACAATGTCTGTACGAATCGAAGCTGGGTCTAATTTGATAGCTAAGAATAATTTCGAGGCCCTTGAAGGTGTTATAACACGTATAGACTACTTGTACCAGAGACACGTGCTCGATGACGAGAGTTCATTTCAACGGCCAATTGGCGTCACGGCAAATGTCTGTACAACGTTCTATTTAACTGATGATAGACTTTAGTCGTAATTTGATTgtgatttgaaataatttccttCCGCTTCAATATAAATCGTTCCTAGTCTGTTATAtgtcgatatattatttcaatatagatagatatataacttgtttttttaattttttagtttacttttattatcgttaattgtTATTACTGTTTCTTTATTCATGTTTTATTCATAGGTCACAGTGGCTATCAACGGTAGGAAGTCCTGGAAGTGAAATTGACCATTGCGAATTTACAATGTGGGAGAACGTCACGAGACCGCAATATAAAGGTTTTGCTATAcgtttttgaaaagaaaaaaaaaaaaaaagcagagaaaACAACAATTCAACAAaacaattcatttatttttatatgtaatatgaaatTCTACTTCGCGAAATAATGAATGTAATGTTTGATGATTTATAATGGGgcatttgtgtatgtatgaatgtaaaTAGGTATGTACATGTCAGTTATAAACactctataaaaatatgtaaatatgaagTATCAATTAAGAgtcttaaataaaataagtataaaaaaaatgtgatactatgattttactttcatcgtttttaatttattttataattaacaatacattttactttttataatgttATCGATTTCAtactttattcatttaatcttACGAAGAGCGCGCCTTTCAGTCAAAGTAATTAAAGCGCGCGTATCTAGATGGCGTATcgtataatgaattttttaaatttctaagaATGACTTTCCCGCTATAgatgaaagattttatttacattttaaaatcaatggtaatgatatattaattattcttattaccgTTCTATGTTCCCTGGAAAATtttaagatttaaaaatttctttgttcttgTCATggtttttttccattttctcttctgTCCTTTGTATCAattgtttcattatattttcgatcttAGGATATAGGAATcatgttataaattatgaacAATTTTGTGGAAAAcctctatttctttaatttttgtacAGACTATATGATACTACAATGacttagattatatatatatatatattaatataacctTTATAAGAAACAGctattttacaagaaaaaaataacatttaatataacattatatatgtaatagtcGAATACAGATCCATTatcaaactatatatatatgtagtataatagacatatatgtatatatgtgtatatatatatatatttaggtcGCTTAAGTTTGATTTTAGAAGCcattcttttataaagaagtatggaaatcgataaaatgaataaattatgttggtaataaatcttaaaaaattcaCTTTACTTTTTCAGATACAGTATTTAAactcgtgtatatataataatttttgaaatattgtaaaaaactTTATCATTAGTAGATAATAATACAATCTGTGAATAagtcttttttaaattgaaatctttatcataaatttttttgcaaatatgAAGCACATTATTATCAgactatattaatatttttaacaaattattatatttatctttttcttttacttacacACATTATaagatcgtttaaaattatttaaattagaattCAGAATAAATGTGTTAAGCTTTAttttagttaataataatattttaggtAAAGCtctttaaattaatagaataaatatgaaCACTATTGGCGGAATGTTTGCcataaggaagaaaattgttgTAAAAATGTTGCAGCTACGTTTTGATTTCTGTTTCAACAAGAAACATAATAAGATTATTTGCACTATAATCACAGTATATCACTTTAAAATATAAcgctttattatatatagctGGCATAAACCATCTTTACTCGTTCAGTtaagagaatattaataataactaatGAGAAACACACAATATATGAGATAAGTGGTTTCTTCagttaaaatacatatataatagtttaataTAAATGCAATATATAAGAATCCTAAAATATTCAGAAAATGTAAGGTAGTAAAGAGATCAAAGTGATAActatatattctctatattGTGCATTTCCTTAAATTCTCTTTGGAAATAGATagaactatattttatattataacaatacgtaggattcatttataaaaagctTAAATTAGCACTTAATGTAAAGCAGGCCATGATAAAATTTGTCCTTTATAACatcatcatttaaaaatagtaGCCAACAAGGCGCAATGCGGAGTGTAAAACTTCAGTAGTTACATCATAAACTTTTGTCCTCTCAAAAACGTACACATGATTTGCACTTTGCAAGTGTGTACCTAACAGACTATACTATATAGTTCTACTCTTATCTATGCAAAGATCTACATCAATACTACGAGATATTAATCATTGTCCATTATTGTAGATTGTTTATGAGGTATCTCTTTCAATTCAGACTCATCAACATAATTAGctttggaatttttttcttctgtagaTTTAACGCACTATAATGATAAATCGAATATTAGCTAGattctaattttaatcgaatatatccatctattaataaaaacagatATATCCTATTTCACAAAcatgttataatttataaacttacATCCTCTATTCGTATTCGTGGTGCTGTTATCTGTTCTGGAAAGTGCCATGGTTTATAATTTGGGTTATTTTGGACCTTCCAATCTAGATATCCCAAAGCAGCCTTATGTAACTTTTTCACCATCTGTTtcaatttgaataaattatttataattgaatgatttattatgataaaaaatattttacctttGGTGCAAATATTTGAGTAACTTTATTCATTAACCATACAGGTATTTTTCCATGTGGATCTGTATGAGATACGTAACCCAATTCTGAACCATCTCCATTTCGGGAAGGTCTTACAATATAAccttgaatattttatttaattatacatatgacaagtgataaattttatcataaaaattgataaaactgTACCTGTCAAATAAGATGTTGCtctaataaaatgttttctaGGTGGGTAGTCTTTATGATAAACGGAATGATTTATGATGAGTTGCTCTCCTCCAGTATCAAGCCACGAACgttgtaatataaaatctctGTTTTTCAATGGAGATGCACAAGACACTAAAGATTCAAatcatttatatctaatataattgCTAATACAAACCATAGATTATAatcataaaacaaataatactaACTAGAATAATATCCTATGTCATTATTTGGATTAAAAAATCCTATATCTTTTGATTCAATCATATGAGTATCCCAAACTTTCCTATAGTCAGGATCATGTAAAACATCATATAAGGTTTCTGGCATAATATCAGAAAATCTTGTTCTAATCTACAACATAATAAtccgtaatataatattagatataattttaatttttataaaataacttgATTAGATCTTAAAACTTACCTTTACCATTTTAAAACTAATACCAGGAACAGTCTTTGTCCAAACGGACAAATCTGGCTTATTATAATCTAATTTccaatcattattattatcatagagCTGTTTCAACTTCTCAAAATCTTTATCCTCTGCGATCTTAACAACACCAATctccatttttaataaaatttttagtttctaaaaaaataattggaatAGTAATTGAAtgaattgatatatttattttattgatgtgtatatatgtatttgtgtacaCATCACTGTGTAtgttcatacatacacaaatttCATCAAGAATTCAATAATTTGattgaaacgagaaaaatttagaaaaatggtaatttttataaattataaaatgttatatttattattattattatttttatcattaaacaTCATTTATTTGATTCAATTCTGTTTATAATCGGAAAATCATCGAAATATGTCTCCATTTAATGAGATaggtaaagatataaatatatgacacACTAACCTTTTCATCGACTGGTGGAAAttattatgttaaaataatgACAGTGAAATCACatcattttcgattttatcttaaaacgttcgttattaattataatgattaggCCAATTCTATAAAATTCATCGACAATTCTCATCACAAAAGCTGACAAACTATACCTGTCGCACCGGTACGGCGCAGAATTGACAGGTTAGTTGATAAATACCTATAATGTTCACATCCTGCAAATAACGTCCAGGacgtatgagaaaaaaaaataatctttgataaattattattttatattattataattacctTCTTTTTATGTTAAGAAACATTAATTCGTGACACGTAAGATCATTTCTCCAAAGATAATGCTAACATACGCCATCGTAGTACCAATTACAATTCCGCCATATTGCTTTCTCCATTGCGAAGgaaatttaaaatgattaaaattgttcgaattttattttactttcattaatcagaatataaatttgtaatgatatttataataattgctCTCTAGACGAGTTATTTCTAATCAAATTTGATATTTCGCGCATTTACTCGAAAATTACCAATCAGCAAGCATTCTTTACTTATCAACGTTCTTGATTGGTACATTTGAACTTTTTTCTATGCTACTTACTTATATGTTATACTACTTggttatcaattattttcttggaGAAACAAAGTTTTAaactttacaaatattaatttaccaTATAATTGTGTAATAGGTTATGTGATCAAATTACAATGGATAACGATAtgtttattaaagaaaattattccttCTTATCTTTATTTGTTCTGCTAATGGAAAGTTAGAAgatgaacaaaataaattttaatattttatcaaagaacgtataatatatttgtcgaTACTTACATCAGAcatcattttctaattatatttatttgcgtATCTCTTTGTAAGTAAAATCATAGAAAtagtaagaaataataaataattttgcatatttctgtatatgcatacataatGATgattcgtagaaaaataaaataaatggtaattatgaaaaaagagatccattcataaaacaaacaaattacaCGTTTTATTAAACAAGTGTTAATATTTTGATACAAATAAAGACGAGTTGAtactgtacatatatatgtatatacattattaatggGGGATTTAAATAATACCAAAGTGAAGTTAGCTACGTGTTGACAATATTGTTTACACGTATGATTGGGCAAGATTCAATGTGCCGATTCGCTTATCCCTTCTAGCATTtctttattgattatttttttaatcctagCGGTAGGGAAGTTACGTAAAGTATAGGCAGAAAACCTGCGTCAGTAATCAAAGCATTGATGTCATAATCCAAGATAATTAAGTCTTTTTAAACGTTATCTTTgtgataatttgtttatttataaaaaagataatgtaaCAAGTATGCACAAGAATTCATAGTCGATGTACatcgaattaatattcaatGGACACTGTTATTATTGTAAGTTTATTTGATACTCTTCGTAATTGGTATGGTCAGCCATTGTacaatttaacatttataaaattaattttattatatacatatacgaattGAAATTGGgccattattatatacatatatattattatttcaaaaatatgttatttttaaattaaaaaatcaatatccAGAAACAAGAGTtaactaatatattataatttatattataaaaagtaatagaaatagattataaaaaatatagaattaaatcgaaataaatgttcatagttttgatatttttaatttcaggaataatattacttaacACACTACATTCTATGTTCTATATCAACAAGTGTGCATcatgtgtattatatacatcgcATGGTTATAAAGAATCGATTTAAAGGATGCCAACAAAAGTGAAACGTACAACAAATGTTATAGAGGCTAAGCTAAGAGTAGACGAGGCTGCAGTTCAtgtaaaaagtgaaaattacAATGAAGCTATGCTTTTATATAATcaggtaaataaatacaatcgtaaaaataataaaaataatatcgtaaacgTTTTAATTTCGGAGCAAggaaagattttaaaaatagaacgacaataagaaaaaaaagaaatcgcgcgcgcgtgtatgtgtgtgtgtatatatatatatatatatatatatatatatatatatatgattattaaaaagaaacaaatagaaatgtacaaagaaggaaggaagaaaaaactaaacaaaaaaaaaataataaaatgtaggatttatattactaatacgaaatatgttataaacgattaatcgCCGGTAAATTAActacaatgaaataataagaaataaataaattaaaaatgatgtaGTAAATTGTACGTATtaatatgagaaagaaaacacgataagataaataaatatatttaaaggtttaataaaatcaaagtacaaaaatgtataaaaaattattaaaaagatttaaaatatatatgtacgcaatTTTCTCAATCAATGAATGATTATTAACATCAAttatacagaatatatatttaccctTTTGTGAGCAACAATATCACTTAATCGTAACGCAGAAGGGTGTCTAACAGCTACTGATTTTGGAATAGGTGGTGCAAGTTACTTaaggaaaatttatatatgtatctacctaGTTACACGTCCACATATGGGGACGT encodes the following:
- the LOC122634617 gene encoding acylphosphatase-2 gives rise to the protein MPSDDPLRNEPLVSVEFEVFGKVQGVYFPKYVRDLCLQLGICGWVKNSKTGTILGKMQGPRALVDQMSQWLSTVGSPGSEIDHCEFTMWENVTRPQYKGFAIRF
- the LOC122634610 gene encoding START domain-containing protein 10-like, yielding MEIGVVKIAEDKDFEKLKQLYDNNNDWKLDYNKPDLSVWTKTVPGISFKMVKIRTRFSDIMPETLYDVLHDPDYRKVWDTHMIESKDIGFFNPNNDIGYYSMSCASPLKNRDFILQRSWLDTGGEQLIINHSVYHKDYPPRKHFIRATSYLTGYIVRPSRNGDGSELGYVSHTDPHGKIPVWLMNKVTQIFAPKMVKKLHKAALGYLDWKVQNNPNYKPWHFPEQITAPRIRIEDCVKSTEEKNSKANYVDESELKEIPHKQSTIMDND